In the genome of Acidobacteriota bacterium, one region contains:
- a CDS encoding alpha/beta hydrolase encodes MKLPTEFEHFRADFGDQRLHWVEQGAAVDGSVLLLHGWPGFWWEYSRVLAALPPSWLALVPDLRGCGESAKPDVADLAAYRLERVVDDLLALIDRRGRGPLWLVGHDWGSMLVHKLLRRRPEAFAGAVLGNPIVPGFARYFMALEHQPESWYAHFHQLPMAADLVASSRRATEVYLEHFLSHWAGSASAFSPAERAVMVDNMRRPGNLASGFAWYRANLSLAGPPPWREVDQVRSDLPVEVLWGMADPVIPAAARELVASCYSHFRLTELTDVGHFVPWEAPSEVVAALRRLAGC; translated from the coding sequence ATGAAGCTGCCGACGGAGTTCGAGCATTTTCGCGCTGATTTCGGCGACCAGCGCCTGCACTGGGTGGAGCAGGGCGCGGCGGTCGACGGCAGCGTCCTGCTGCTGCACGGCTGGCCCGGTTTCTGGTGGGAGTACAGCCGCGTCCTGGCGGCTCTGCCGCCGAGCTGGCTCGCCCTGGTGCCGGATCTGCGCGGCTGCGGTGAGAGCGCCAAACCGGACGTCGCGGATCTCGCGGCCTATCGCCTGGAGCGAGTGGTCGACGATCTCCTGGCGCTGATCGACCGGCGCGGCCGCGGGCCCCTCTGGCTGGTCGGCCACGACTGGGGCTCGATGTTGGTCCACAAGCTGCTGCGGCGACGCCCCGAGGCCTTCGCCGGTGCGGTGTTGGGCAATCCGATCGTGCCCGGCTTCGCGCGCTACTTCATGGCGCTGGAGCACCAGCCCGAGAGCTGGTACGCGCACTTCCACCAACTGCCGATGGCGGCCGACCTGGTGGCGTCCAGTCGCCGGGCCACGGAGGTCTACCTGGAGCACTTCCTGAGCCATTGGGCCGGCTCGGCGAGCGCCTTCTCACCCGCCGAGAGGGCGGTGATGGTCGACAACATGCGGCGTCCGGGCAACCTCGCGAGCGGTTTCGCCTGGTACCGCGCCAACCTCTCCCTGGCGGGACCGCCGCCCTGGCGAGAGGTGGACCAGGTGAGGTCGGACCTGCCCGTCGAGGTGCTCTGGGGAATGGCCGATCCGGTGATTCCCGCCGCCGCCCGCGAGCTGGTGGCGAGCTGCTACAGCCACTTCCGCCTCACCGAGCTGACCGACGTCGGCCACTTCGTGCCCTGGGAGGCGCCGTCCGAAGTGGTGGCGGCGCTACGACGTCTAGCAGGCTGCTGA
- a CDS encoding N-acetylmuramoyl-L-alanine amidase has product MAVFVDRPLPYCRGLEARDPATIDLVVLHCTELPDLTTARRYGEKIHFEGSGTGVSGHYYIDRTGDIERWVEESRVAHHCIAYNQRSVGIELVNAGRYPHWFDSRHQQPEEPYGREQLAALEALLAHLRQALPALTRLARHSDLDRGRVAASDDPRRQVRRKIDPGPLFPWSQVLARSGLQALSAD; this is encoded by the coding sequence ATGGCTGTATTCGTCGACCGCCCGCTGCCCTACTGTCGAGGTCTCGAGGCTCGCGATCCGGCGACCATCGACCTGGTGGTGCTGCACTGCACCGAGCTGCCGGACCTGACCACCGCCCGCCGCTATGGCGAGAAGATTCACTTCGAAGGCTCCGGCACCGGCGTCTCCGGTCACTACTACATCGACCGCACCGGCGACATCGAGCGCTGGGTCGAAGAATCGCGCGTCGCCCATCACTGCATCGCCTACAACCAGCGGTCGGTGGGCATCGAGCTGGTCAACGCCGGACGCTACCCGCACTGGTTCGACAGCCGCCACCAGCAGCCCGAGGAGCCCTATGGCCGCGAGCAGCTCGCGGCCCTCGAAGCGCTCCTCGCTCACCTGCGGCAGGCGCTGCCAGCCCTCACTCGGCTGGCGCGACACTCGGACCTCGATCGCGGTCGGGTGGCGGCGAGCGACGACCCGCGACGCCAAGTGCGCCGCAAGATCGATCCCGGGCCGCTGTTTCCCTGGTCGCAGGTACTGGCGCGCTCCGGCCTGCAGGCGCTGAGCGCAGACTGA